Proteins from a genomic interval of Croceicoccus naphthovorans:
- a CDS encoding DUF2975 domain-containing protein, which translates to MPKVARDPLLAVARVVLVFLQLISGFAAISLAIALPAVLIFRSSVLAEFAEEGVSTDAFWPMTAMIVLGLATAVLVFVLVRLTRRIVDTVALGDPFVPDNAQRLSLMAWCMLAIQIVTIPLATFARQLESITEGTPDTELSISLSGLLFVLVLFILARVFRKGTEMRSELEGTV; encoded by the coding sequence ATGCCCAAAGTCGCCAGAGACCCGCTGCTCGCAGTGGCGCGGGTCGTCCTTGTCTTCCTTCAACTGATATCGGGCTTTGCCGCCATCTCGCTGGCCATTGCCCTTCCCGCCGTCCTCATATTCCGCTCGTCGGTTCTGGCCGAATTTGCCGAGGAAGGGGTTAGCACCGATGCGTTCTGGCCGATGACCGCGATGATCGTGCTGGGCCTTGCGACGGCGGTGCTGGTGTTCGTACTGGTGCGGCTGACTCGGCGGATCGTCGATACCGTCGCGCTGGGCGATCCGTTCGTACCCGATAACGCACAGCGCCTAAGTCTGATGGCATGGTGCATGCTTGCGATCCAGATCGTCACCATTCCGCTGGCAACGTTTGCCCGCCAGCTTGAGAGCATCACCGAAGGCACCCCGGATACCGAGCTTTCGATTTCGCTGTCAGGCCTGCTTTTCGTGCTGGTCCTCTTCATCCTCGCCCGCGTTTTCCGCAAGGGGACAGAGATGCGCAGCGAACTGGAAGGAACCGTCTGA
- a CDS encoding MATE family efflux transporter, with translation MSDAGHILTRSNSRFGHPEQTLRAEFGATARLAVPLAAANLLQMAVYTVDVLFIARIGTQELAASTLAVSSYGLMLWCTMGLISAVAPMAATALGRGRHAVREVRRSFRMALWLSVLAGLFVMVGSNLAEPFMLLTGQSPQIAAMAGEYLRWLSPAAIPVLAAAALRIFVSTMDRAVIATWVTVLALIVNFIGNWLLIFGNWGFPALGLKGAAIASVITSLAVLAAYIAIIQSDRRMRRHYLFGRLWRPDWQRLRELWRVGLPIGAITLAEGGLFSGAAYLMGAIGMLELAAHTVALQLGALAFQVPMGIGTAATIRVGLHNGAGSREGIHRAGLAVVSVAMCFAGVFAVAMIGMPKVLLSLFFDVDAPVNANVVALATTYLVVAAAFQLFDGAQAVLAGLLRGLSDTRVPFILAVIGYWLFGFGTAYILGFHTSFGGLGVWIGLAVGLIVTSILLGWRWHRRESLGLVMATA, from the coding sequence ATGTCTGACGCAGGCCACATCCTTACCCGCTCCAACAGCCGCTTTGGCCACCCGGAGCAGACGCTGCGCGCCGAATTCGGCGCGACGGCACGTCTGGCCGTGCCCTTGGCGGCGGCGAACCTGTTGCAAATGGCGGTCTATACCGTCGACGTCCTGTTCATCGCGCGGATCGGCACGCAGGAACTGGCGGCCAGCACCCTGGCGGTGTCGAGCTATGGCCTGATGCTGTGGTGTACGATGGGCCTGATCAGCGCGGTCGCGCCGATGGCGGCAACGGCGCTAGGCCGTGGGCGGCACGCGGTGCGCGAAGTGCGGCGGTCTTTCCGCATGGCGCTGTGGCTATCGGTTCTGGCGGGACTGTTTGTCATGGTGGGGTCGAACCTTGCCGAACCTTTCATGCTGTTGACCGGGCAGAGCCCGCAGATCGCGGCGATGGCGGGAGAGTATCTGCGCTGGCTGTCCCCGGCGGCGATCCCGGTACTGGCGGCTGCGGCGCTGCGGATTTTCGTATCGACGATGGACCGCGCGGTGATCGCGACGTGGGTCACGGTATTGGCGCTGATAGTGAACTTCATCGGCAACTGGCTGCTCATCTTCGGCAACTGGGGCTTTCCGGCGCTGGGCCTGAAAGGCGCGGCGATTGCCAGCGTGATCACCTCGCTGGCGGTCCTGGCGGCCTATATCGCCATCATCCAGTCGGATCGCCGGATGCGGCGGCATTACCTTTTCGGGCGGCTGTGGCGGCCCGATTGGCAACGGCTGCGCGAATTGTGGCGGGTCGGATTGCCGATCGGGGCGATCACCTTGGCAGAAGGCGGGCTGTTCTCTGGCGCGGCCTATCTGATGGGCGCGATCGGCATGCTGGAATTGGCGGCGCATACCGTGGCGTTGCAGCTGGGCGCGCTGGCGTTTCAGGTGCCGATGGGCATCGGAACGGCGGCGACGATTCGGGTCGGGCTGCACAACGGCGCGGGATCGCGAGAAGGTATCCACCGCGCGGGACTGGCCGTGGTTTCGGTGGCAATGTGCTTTGCCGGGGTCTTCGCCGTAGCGATGATCGGCATGCCCAAAGTGCTGCTGTCGCTGTTCTTCGATGTCGATGCGCCGGTTAACGCCAATGTCGTGGCGCTGGCGACGACCTACCTCGTCGTCGCGGCGGCGTTTCAGCTGTTCGACGGGGCGCAGGCGGTGCTGGCGGGGCTTCTACGCGGCCTGTCCGACACGCGGGTGCCGTTTATCCTTGCCGTGATCGGCTATTGGCTGTTCGGGTTCGGCACGGCGTATATCCTCGGCTTCCACACCTCGTTCGGGGGCCTCGGTGTCTGGATCGGGCTGGCCGTCGGGTTGATCGTGACCTCGATCCTACTCGGCTGGCGCTGGCATCGGCGCGAGAGTCTCGGCCTTGTCATGGCTACGGCTTAG
- the rplJ gene encoding 50S ribosomal protein L10: protein MDRSQKAESVATLNAVFNEVGVVVVTRNLGMTVAQSTDLRAKMRDAGASYKVAKNRLAKRAIVDTDYAGIDDLLTGPTALATSVDPVAAAKVVVDFAKTNPKLEVVGGSMGSQVLDAEGIKALASMPSLDELRAKLVGLVNAPATKIAQLSTAPAAKLARVFGAYAAKDAA, encoded by the coding sequence ATGGATCGTTCGCAAAAAGCCGAATCGGTCGCAACGCTCAACGCGGTCTTCAACGAGGTTGGTGTGGTGGTCGTCACCCGCAACCTTGGCATGACGGTGGCCCAGTCCACCGACCTGCGTGCGAAGATGCGCGATGCCGGTGCGTCCTACAAGGTTGCGAAGAACCGTCTTGCCAAGCGGGCGATCGTGGATACCGACTATGCCGGTATCGACGATCTGCTGACCGGGCCCACCGCACTGGCGACTTCGGTCGACCCCGTTGCGGCGGCAAAGGTCGTCGTCGATTTCGCCAAGACCAATCCCAAGCTGGAAGTCGTTGGCGGTTCGATGGGTTCGCAGGTGCTCGACGCCGAAGGTATCAAGGCACTCGCCTCGATGCCCTCGCTCGACGAACTGCGCGCCAAGCTGGTTGGCCTTGTCAATGCGCCGGCGACGAAGATCGCCCAGCTGTCGACTGCCCCGGCTGCCAAGCTTGCCCGTGTCTTCGGCGCGTATGCCGCCAAGGACGCTGCATAA
- a CDS encoding pseudouridine synthase gives MARLILFNKPFDVLSQFTDPNMRNGGTEGSPRRTLSDFIDVPGVYPAGRLDRDSEGLMLLTDDGRLQARISDPKFKLPKSYLVQVEGTIDEPALYALRKGVRLKDGMSRPAKAEAIDPPDLWPRDPPVRFRKTVPDGWLRLTISEGRNRQVRRMTAAVGLPTLRLVRWQIGDWAVEGLAPGEWREVRA, from the coding sequence ATGGCGCGCCTGATCCTCTTCAACAAGCCCTTCGATGTGCTGAGCCAGTTCACCGATCCCAATATGCGGAATGGGGGCACCGAAGGCTCGCCCCGGCGTACGCTGTCGGACTTTATCGACGTACCCGGAGTCTATCCGGCGGGGCGGCTGGATCGCGATAGCGAGGGGCTGATGCTGCTGACCGACGATGGGCGGCTGCAAGCGCGGATTTCCGATCCGAAGTTCAAGCTGCCCAAAAGCTATCTGGTGCAGGTCGAGGGCACCATCGACGAACCCGCGTTGTATGCCTTGCGCAAAGGCGTGCGGTTGAAGGACGGCATGAGCCGCCCGGCCAAGGCCGAAGCGATCGACCCGCCCGACCTCTGGCCCCGCGATCCGCCGGTCCGGTTCCGCAAAACCGTGCCCGATGGCTGGCTGCGCCTGACCATATCCGAAGGCCGCAACCGGCAGGTCCGCCGCATGACCGCCGCGGTTGGATTGCCGACACTGCGGCTGGTCCGCTGGCAGATCGGCGACTGGGCCGTTGAGGGCCTTGCTCCCGGCGAATGGCGCGAGGTGCGCGCCTAA
- the groES gene encoding co-chaperone GroES, whose translation MAFRPLHDRVLVRRIEADEKTAGGIIIPDSAKEKPSEGEIVAVGSGAKAEDGKVTPLDVNAGDRVLFGKWSGTEVKVDGEDLLIMKESDLLGVIA comes from the coding sequence ATGGCATTCCGTCCGCTGCACGACCGCGTTCTGGTCCGTCGCATCGAAGCCGACGAAAAAACCGCCGGCGGCATCATCATCCCCGACAGCGCCAAGGAAAAGCCGAGCGAAGGCGAAATCGTCGCCGTTGGTTCGGGCGCAAAGGCCGAAGACGGCAAGGTCACGCCGCTTGACGTGAACGCGGGCGACCGCGTCCTGTTCGGCAAGTGGTCGGGCACCGAAGTCAAGGTCGACGGCGAAGACCTGCTGATCATGAAGGAAAGCGACCTGCTCGGCGTGATCGCCTGA
- the rplL gene encoding 50S ribosomal protein L7/L12 codes for MADIQKIVEELSQLTVLEAAELATALEEAWGVSAAAAVAVAAPAGGGDAGAAAEEKDEFDVILTGDGGKKIQVIKEVRAITGLGLADAKALVEGAPKAVKEGVNKAEAEEIKKKIEEAGGTVELK; via the coding sequence ATGGCTGATATCCAGAAGATCGTCGAAGAACTGTCGCAGCTGACCGTTCTCGAAGCCGCCGAACTGGCGACCGCACTTGAAGAAGCATGGGGCGTTTCCGCCGCTGCTGCCGTTGCCGTTGCTGCCCCCGCGGGCGGTGGCGACGCCGGTGCCGCTGCCGAGGAAAAGGACGAATTCGACGTCATCCTGACCGGCGACGGTGGCAAGAAGATCCAGGTCATCAAGGAAGTCCGCGCCATCACCGGCCTGGGCCTCGCCGATGCCAAGGCTCTGGTCGAAGGTGCGCCGAAGGCCGTCAAGGAAGGCGTCAACAAGGCCGAAGCCGAAGAGATCAAGAAGAAGATCGAGGAAGCCGGCGGTACCGTCGAACTCAAGTAA
- a CDS encoding J domain-containing protein, which translates to MEDGLGRVDFYSVLKVNPDCDARILELAYHYFAKMYHPDNAETADPDRFNDVMEAYRTLRDPEKRAEYDRTYGFKTSRPAFQIPPQSDFAINEDTAAGDAEAHAKILLYLYKRRREHSDDPGVIGWFVQEMLGCSEDEFQFHLWYLKNKRFIEVTEQGTIAVTIDGVDHVIAMSRGGPPGTLRIRQTAGF; encoded by the coding sequence ATGGAAGACGGGTTGGGGCGCGTCGATTTCTATTCGGTTCTGAAGGTCAACCCGGACTGCGATGCCCGCATTCTGGAACTCGCGTACCATTACTTCGCCAAGATGTACCATCCGGACAATGCGGAAACCGCCGACCCGGACAGGTTCAACGACGTGATGGAGGCGTACCGCACGCTGCGCGATCCGGAAAAGCGCGCCGAGTACGACCGCACCTATGGTTTCAAGACCAGCCGACCTGCGTTCCAGATTCCGCCGCAAAGTGACTTCGCCATCAACGAAGATACCGCAGCGGGCGATGCCGAGGCGCATGCCAAGATCCTGCTCTATCTCTACAAACGAAGACGCGAACATTCCGACGATCCGGGCGTGATCGGCTGGTTCGTGCAGGAAATGCTTGGCTGTTCGGAGGACGAGTTCCAGTTTCACCTCTGGTACCTGAAGAACAAGCGCTTCATCGAAGTGACCGAGCAGGGGACGATTGCCGTGACGATAGACGGCGTGGATCACGTCATCGCGATGTCGCGCGGCGGACCGCCGGGAACGCTGCGCATCCGGCAGACCGCCGGGTTCTGA
- the rpoB gene encoding DNA-directed RNA polymerase subunit beta translates to MATQLNEAGIRPTAKKRIRKIFGDIHEVVEMPNLIEVQRESYEQFLRSDPATGYVSGLEKTLRSVFPIRDFAGTAELDFVHYELEDPKYDTTECRQRGITYAAPMKVTLRLIVFEIDPDTEARSVLDIKEQDVYMGDMPLMTENGTFIVNGTERVIVSQMHRSPGVLFDHDRGKTHSSGKYLFAARVIPYRGSWLDFEFDAKDIVNVRIDRKRKLPVTALLYALGLDSEQILDHFYDIVVWERGEGGWKIPFTPEAWRGQKPAFDIVDADSGEVVFPAGTKISPRAANKAAKDGLANLLIPTEEIFGRYASKDMIDESTGRIWIEAGEEVSPDNLEALDNAGVDRLELLDIDHVNTGPWIRNTMQADKAENRDMGLEAIYKVMRPGEPPTKETAEALFEGLFFDGERYDLSAVGRVKLNMRLGLDAEDTITTLRNEDILAVVKELVDLKDGKGEVDDIDNLANRRVRSVGELLENQYRVGLLRMERAVKERMSSVDVSTVMPNDLINAKPAVAAVREFFGSSQLSQFMDQTNPLSEVTHKRRVSALGPGGLTRERAGFEVRDVHPTHYGRICPIETPEGPNIGLINSLSTFARVNKYGFIETPYRKVIDGKVTGEVQYLSAMEEQKNTVAQASADTDTEGKFVEDLVSARQNGEFVMSPSDQVTLMDVSPKQLVSVAASLIPFLENDDANRALMGSNMQRQAVPLVKAEAPWVGTGMEETVARDSGAAISARRGGIVDQVDATRIVIRAIGDVEPGQSGVDIYRLQKFERSNQSTCINQRPLVKVGDVVQSGDIIADGPSTDLGELALGRNSLVAFMPWNGYNYEDSILISERIVKDDVFTSIHIDDFEVMARDTKLGPEDITRDIPNVGEEALRNLDEAGIVYIGAEVHPGDILVGKITPKGESPMTPEEKLLRAIFGEKASDVRDTSLRLPPGVSGTIVDVRVFNRHGIEVDDRTRAIQNEEIERLAKDREDERAILNRATYNRLRDMLVGQVASAAPKGVKKGGEITEEGLDEVERHEWFKFAVADDGRQAQLEAVKEQYDEAVKAINAKFEDRKEKLERGDELAPGVLKMVKVFVAVKRKLQPGDKMAGRHGNKGVISRILPQEDMPFLEDGTPVDIVLNPLGVPSRMNVGQIFETHLGFAARGLGMQIGEMLDEWKAENPDPTAGPPPAALVEKLKDVYGENYDDDIDNRTSGEIFELAGNLRRGVPMGTPVFDGAREGDVTAMLEKAGYASSGQSTLYDGRTGEAFDRKVTVGIIYMLKLHHLVDDKIHARSIGPYSLVTQQPLGGKAQFGGQRFGEMEVWALQAYGAAYTLQEMLTVKSDDVVGRTKVYEAIVKGDDTFEAGIPESFNVLVKEMRSLGLNVELSSLTDESDDDDMAEAAE, encoded by the coding sequence ATGGCAACCCAGCTGAACGAGGCGGGCATCCGCCCGACTGCAAAGAAGCGCATCCGCAAGATCTTTGGCGACATCCACGAAGTCGTCGAAATGCCGAACCTGATCGAGGTTCAGCGCGAGAGCTATGAACAGTTCCTGCGCTCCGATCCGGCAACCGGCTATGTCTCGGGCCTTGAAAAGACGCTGCGCTCGGTGTTTCCGATCCGCGACTTTGCGGGCACTGCGGAACTGGACTTCGTCCATTACGAGCTGGAAGACCCCAAGTACGACACGACCGAGTGTCGTCAGCGCGGCATCACCTATGCGGCGCCGATGAAGGTCACGCTGCGCCTGATCGTTTTCGAAATCGATCCCGATACAGAGGCGCGCAGCGTTCTCGATATCAAGGAGCAGGACGTTTACATGGGCGACATGCCGCTCATGACCGAGAACGGCACCTTCATCGTCAACGGCACCGAACGCGTCATCGTTTCGCAGATGCACCGCTCGCCGGGCGTTCTGTTCGACCATGACCGCGGCAAGACCCACTCTTCGGGCAAGTACCTATTCGCCGCGCGCGTCATTCCGTACCGCGGCTCGTGGCTGGACTTCGAATTCGACGCCAAGGACATCGTCAACGTCCGTATCGACCGCAAGCGCAAGCTGCCGGTCACCGCGCTGCTCTATGCGCTGGGCCTCGACAGCGAACAGATCCTCGACCACTTCTACGACATCGTCGTGTGGGAACGCGGCGAGGGTGGGTGGAAGATCCCGTTCACGCCCGAAGCCTGGCGCGGCCAGAAGCCGGCGTTCGACATCGTCGATGCCGACAGCGGCGAAGTCGTCTTCCCCGCCGGCACCAAGATCAGCCCGCGCGCTGCGAACAAAGCGGCCAAGGACGGCCTTGCCAACCTGCTGATCCCGACCGAGGAAATCTTCGGCCGCTATGCGTCGAAGGACATGATCGACGAGTCGACCGGCCGCATCTGGATCGAGGCGGGCGAGGAAGTCAGCCCCGATAACCTTGAGGCGCTGGACAACGCTGGCGTCGACCGGCTGGAACTGCTGGACATCGACCACGTCAACACCGGCCCCTGGATCCGCAACACGATGCAGGCCGACAAGGCCGAAAATCGCGACATGGGTCTTGAGGCGATCTACAAGGTTATGCGCCCCGGCGAACCGCCGACGAAGGAAACAGCCGAAGCGTTATTCGAAGGCCTGTTCTTCGACGGCGAACGCTATGACCTGTCGGCCGTGGGCCGCGTGAAGCTGAATATGCGTCTCGGCCTCGATGCCGAGGACACGATCACGACCCTGCGCAACGAGGATATCCTCGCAGTCGTCAAGGAACTGGTCGACCTGAAGGACGGCAAGGGCGAAGTCGACGACATCGACAACCTTGCCAACCGCCGCGTGCGTTCGGTGGGTGAGCTGCTGGAAAACCAGTATCGCGTCGGCCTGCTGCGCATGGAACGCGCGGTGAAGGAACGCATGTCTTCGGTAGACGTGTCGACCGTCATGCCGAACGACCTGATCAACGCGAAGCCCGCGGTTGCCGCGGTGCGCGAATTCTTCGGTTCGTCGCAGCTGTCGCAGTTCATGGACCAGACCAACCCGCTTTCGGAAGTCACCCACAAGCGCCGCGTTTCGGCGCTTGGCCCGGGCGGTCTTACGCGTGAGCGTGCAGGCTTCGAAGTCCGCGACGTTCACCCGACGCACTATGGCCGCATCTGCCCGATTGAAACGCCCGAAGGCCCGAACATCGGTCTGATCAACTCGCTGTCGACCTTTGCGCGCGTCAACAAATACGGTTTCATCGAAACCCCGTACCGCAAGGTGATCGACGGCAAGGTGACCGGCGAGGTCCAGTACCTGTCGGCCATGGAAGAGCAGAAGAACACCGTCGCGCAGGCGTCGGCAGACACCGACACCGAAGGCAAGTTCGTCGAGGATCTCGTATCGGCCCGCCAGAACGGCGAATTCGTGATGAGCCCGAGCGATCAGGTCACGCTGATGGACGTCTCGCCCAAGCAGCTCGTCTCGGTCGCCGCGTCGCTGATTCCGTTCCTGGAAAACGATGACGCCAACCGCGCGCTCATGGGATCGAACATGCAGCGTCAGGCTGTGCCGCTGGTCAAGGCCGAAGCGCCTTGGGTCGGCACCGGCATGGAAGAAACGGTGGCCCGCGATTCCGGCGCCGCCATCTCGGCCCGTCGCGGCGGTATCGTCGATCAGGTCGACGCAACCCGTATCGTGATCCGCGCCATCGGCGATGTCGAACCCGGCCAGTCGGGCGTCGACATCTATCGCCTGCAAAAGTTCGAACGTTCGAACCAGAGCACCTGCATCAACCAGCGTCCGCTGGTGAAGGTGGGCGACGTCGTGCAGTCCGGCGACATCATCGCCGACGGCCCGTCGACAGACCTTGGCGAACTGGCGCTGGGCCGCAACAGCCTTGTCGCGTTCATGCCGTGGAACGGTTACAACTACGAAGACTCGATCCTGATCAGCGAACGCATCGTGAAGGACGACGTGTTCACCTCGATCCACATCGACGACTTCGAGGTCATGGCCCGCGATACGAAGCTGGGTCCCGAAGACATCACCCGCGACATTCCCAATGTGGGCGAGGAAGCACTGCGCAACCTCGACGAAGCGGGCATCGTCTACATCGGTGCCGAAGTGCACCCTGGTGACATTCTGGTCGGCAAGATCACGCCGAAGGGCGAAAGCCCGATGACGCCCGAAGAAAAGCTTCTGCGCGCCATCTTCGGCGAAAAGGCCAGCGACGTGCGCGACACCTCGCTTCGCCTGCCGCCGGGCGTTTCCGGCACCATCGTCGACGTGCGCGTCTTCAACCGCCACGGTATCGAGGTGGACGACCGTACGCGCGCCATCCAGAACGAGGAAATCGAACGCCTCGCCAAGGACCGCGAGGACGAACGCGCCATTCTGAACCGCGCGACGTATAACCGCCTGCGCGACATGCTGGTCGGTCAGGTCGCTTCGGCGGCGCCGAAGGGCGTGAAGAAGGGCGGCGAAATCACCGAAGAGGGCCTTGATGAAGTCGAACGCCACGAATGGTTCAAGTTCGCGGTGGCCGACGATGGCCGTCAGGCACAGCTTGAAGCCGTCAAGGAACAGTACGACGAGGCCGTGAAGGCCATCAACGCCAAGTTCGAGGACCGCAAGGAAAAGCTCGAACGCGGTGACGAACTGGCCCCGGGCGTGCTCAAGATGGTCAAGGTCTTCGTCGCGGTGAAGAGGAAACTCCAACCGGGCGACAAGATGGCTGGCCGTCACGGCAACAAGGGCGTCATCAGCCGCATCCTGCCGCAGGAAGACATGCCCTTCCTTGAAGACGGTACCCCCGTCGACATCGTTCTGAACCCGCTGGGCGTGCCTTCGCGCATGAACGTCGGTCAGATCTTTGAAACGCACCTTGGCTTCGCAGCGCGCGGCCTTGGCATGCAGATCGGGGAAATGCTGGACGAGTGGAAGGCCGAGAACCCCGATCCGACGGCAGGCCCGCCGCCCGCGGCGCTGGTCGAGAAGCTGAAAGACGTCTACGGCGAGAACTACGACGACGACATCGACAACCGCACGTCGGGCGAGATCTTCGAGCTGGCCGGCAACTTGCGCCGCGGCGTTCCGATGGGCACCCCGGTGTTCGACGGCGCGCGCGAAGGCGACGTGACGGCAATGCTGGAAAAGGCGGGCTATGCCTCGTCTGGCCAGTCGACGCTGTACGACGGTCGTACCGGTGAGGCGTTCGACCGCAAGGTTACCGTGGGCATCATCTACATGCTGAAGCTCCACCACCTTGTCGACGACAAGATCCACGCCCGTTCGATCGGCCCCTACTCGCTCGTCACCCAGCAGCCGCTGGGCGGTAAGGCGCAGTTCGGTGGTCAGCGCTTCGGTGAAATGGAGGTCTGGGCGCTTCAGGCCTATGGCGCGGCCTATACGCTGCAGGAAATGCTGACGGTGAAGTCGGACGACGTGGTCGGCCGCACCAAGGTCTACGAAGCGATCGTCAAGGGCGACGACACCTTCGAAGCCGGCATTCCCGAAAGCTTCAACGTGCTGGTCAAGGAAATGCGCTCGCTGGGCCTCAACGTCGAACTCTCCTCGCTCACCGACGAGAGCGATGACGACGACATGGCCGAGGCGGCTGAATGA
- a CDS encoding acyloxyacyl hydrolase, producing the protein MRLKLATAAYLAAMLGGVATAAPAHADEVFVGAYAHAVDTPFTFETGESGIDGVIGYRFDGIDALDFIGSPAPYVVGAVNSDGGTDFAAVGMSWTFGKGPIYVRPGVGLAIHDGPGEKIAPDGRHLELGSRVLFEPEIALGARVSDRVSVEASWMHVSHARLFNRGQNPGIDMMGVRVNLAL; encoded by the coding sequence ATGCGCCTGAAACTTGCCACCGCCGCGTATCTTGCTGCGATGCTTGGCGGGGTAGCCACCGCCGCACCCGCCCATGCGGACGAGGTATTCGTTGGCGCCTATGCCCACGCGGTCGACACGCCGTTCACCTTCGAAACCGGCGAGAGCGGGATCGACGGGGTCATCGGCTATCGCTTCGACGGGATAGACGCTTTGGATTTCATCGGCAGCCCCGCGCCCTATGTCGTCGGCGCGGTCAACAGCGATGGCGGCACCGATTTCGCAGCCGTGGGGATGAGCTGGACCTTCGGCAAGGGGCCCATCTATGTCCGCCCTGGCGTCGGCCTTGCCATCCATGACGGGCCTGGCGAGAAGATCGCGCCCGATGGCCGCCACCTCGAACTGGGCAGCCGCGTGCTGTTCGAACCCGAAATCGCCTTGGGTGCGCGCGTGTCGGATCGGGTGAGCGTGGAGGCAAGCTGGATGCACGTGAGCCACGCGCGCCTGTTCAACCGGGGCCAGAACCCGGGGATCGACATGATGGGCGTGCGCGTGAACCTCGCGCTTTAG
- a CDS encoding helix-turn-helix domain-containing protein, which yields MPPATSPEDGSGITVRLDDLLYERRMTLTELAERVGITLANLSILKTGKAKAIRFSTLEAICRELDCQPGDLLCCPPAAKDDETD from the coding sequence ATGCCCCCCGCCACTTCCCCCGAGGACGGCAGCGGCATTACCGTTCGGCTCGACGACCTGCTCTACGAACGCCGCATGACCCTGACCGAACTGGCAGAGCGGGTCGGCATCACCCTTGCGAACCTGTCGATCCTGAAAACCGGCAAGGCCAAGGCGATCCGGTTCTCCACGCTAGAAGCGATCTGCCGCGAACTGGATTGCCAGCCGGGCGACTTGCTCTGCTGCCCACCCGCGGCCAAGGATGACGAGACGGACTGA